The following are encoded in a window of Paenibacillus polymyxa genomic DNA:
- a CDS encoding glycosyltransferase, with product MISISLCMIVKNDQNTIGRCLESVHPIVDEINIVDTGSQDRTIDICRNFTDRIFPFEWVDHFALARNYSFEQATQEYILWLDADDILKEQDAVKLLELKQTLDSSAVPTVDSVSMNYHYGFDDHGNVTLHFRRNRLIRRSAGFRWHGAVHEYLAVDGNIQHADIAITHTRTHTVSPGRNLRIYEKLLAQGHAFSPRDLYYYANELRDNERYEQAVQAYQNFLDTGQCWVEDAISACSKMADCLQKLGKLEQSITAALHSLTFDTPRADLCCRIGHYFLHKNEISKAIYWYDIATTLNPPDTMGPVQDAYQTWFPHIQLCICHFRMKDYTRANWHNEQAAMYVPNDPHVLHNRQFFSSILNPPQ from the coding sequence TTGATCAGTATCAGCCTGTGCATGATCGTCAAAAATGATCAAAATACGATTGGCCGTTGCCTGGAATCGGTCCATCCTATTGTGGATGAAATCAACATCGTGGACACAGGTTCACAGGATCGGACCATTGACATATGTCGCAACTTTACAGATCGAATTTTTCCATTTGAATGGGTAGATCATTTTGCCCTTGCACGTAACTATTCGTTTGAGCAAGCTACGCAGGAGTACATTCTCTGGCTTGATGCCGATGATATTTTGAAGGAGCAGGATGCCGTCAAGCTGCTTGAGCTGAAGCAAACCCTTGATTCCTCAGCCGTACCAACCGTCGATTCCGTGTCTATGAATTATCATTATGGCTTTGATGATCATGGCAATGTCACCCTACATTTTCGCCGAAACCGCTTGATCAGAAGGTCAGCCGGATTCCGTTGGCACGGAGCCGTGCATGAGTACCTCGCCGTAGACGGGAATATTCAACATGCCGATATCGCCATAACACACACCAGAACACATACAGTCTCTCCAGGAAGAAATCTGCGAATTTATGAGAAGTTGCTCGCCCAAGGTCATGCCTTCTCTCCTCGTGACCTCTACTATTACGCTAACGAGTTAAGAGATAATGAAAGATATGAGCAGGCCGTGCAGGCTTACCAGAATTTTCTGGATACCGGGCAGTGCTGGGTAGAGGATGCGATTAGTGCATGTAGCAAAATGGCCGACTGTCTGCAAAAACTTGGCAAGCTGGAGCAAAGTATTACCGCGGCTCTCCATAGTTTGACCTTCGATACGCCCAGGGCAGATCTATGCTGTCGGATAGGTCATTATTTTTTGCATAAAAATGAGATCTCCAAAGCTATTTATTGGTACGACATAGCTACCACTCTAAATCCTCCCGACACGATGGGCCCGGTGCAGGACGCGTACCAAACGTGGTTTCCTCATATCCAGCTATGCATTTGCCATTTTCGAATGAAGGATTACACACGTGCGAATTGGCACAACGAACAAGCTGCAATGTACGTTCCCAACGACCCGCATGTCCTGCATAATCGGCAATTTTTCAGCTCAATCCTGAATCCTCCCCAATAG
- a CDS encoding glycosyltransferase family 4 protein has product MAKEVIEIKVLFTFYIPSGGVETLNRQRCKVLMQDGIECHLLYYQQGTGMQNLNGDIPVFMTSSEEEIRMLVMTNRYDAIIVSSDYPMLPRLRMLGYQGVLIYESQGFGSHEEAAWVVADAVPYLQRHANAVLLPNTTHLVQLFTDMCPWLNRYVFPNVLDTSVFNYVPNTPPINPIIAWVGRLEPNKNWRHFVDISYWMLQNRADLRIWMFYDDTLSQPEDKIQFENMLAQLGMSSLIERFKSVPHAQMPLYYSMIGDSGGYLLSTSLVEGFGYAVAEAMACRCPVLSSDSDGVRAFIDHNETGKFYQQGDILQAILQGLDLMNNVPQRESIRRKGLERIVSLLAPDKYVRSFRQMMNTLGVR; this is encoded by the coding sequence TTGGCAAAGGAGGTTATTGAGATCAAAGTTCTATTTACTTTTTATATACCGAGCGGCGGCGTAGAAACCTTGAACCGCCAACGCTGTAAAGTGCTCATGCAGGACGGGATTGAATGTCATCTTCTCTATTATCAGCAAGGTACAGGGATGCAAAACCTGAACGGCGATATTCCTGTATTCATGACTTCCTCTGAAGAAGAAATTCGAATGCTGGTAATGACTAACCGCTATGATGCAATTATCGTCTCATCGGATTATCCTATGCTCCCCAGACTGCGAATGTTGGGCTATCAGGGGGTATTAATCTATGAATCGCAGGGCTTTGGTTCTCACGAAGAGGCTGCTTGGGTGGTCGCGGATGCAGTTCCGTATCTTCAGAGACATGCCAACGCGGTGCTCTTGCCCAATACAACTCATCTGGTGCAGCTATTTACCGACATGTGTCCATGGCTTAATCGTTATGTATTTCCAAACGTACTGGATACCAGCGTATTTAATTATGTACCTAACACTCCTCCGATCAATCCGATTATTGCCTGGGTTGGGCGGTTGGAGCCCAACAAGAACTGGAGGCATTTTGTCGACATTTCTTACTGGATGCTGCAAAACCGAGCGGATCTTCGAATCTGGATGTTTTATGATGACACCTTGTCTCAACCGGAGGATAAAATACAATTCGAGAACATGCTTGCTCAGCTTGGTATGTCCTCCCTTATCGAGCGTTTTAAAAGCGTCCCTCATGCCCAAATGCCCCTGTACTACTCCATGATTGGCGACTCAGGCGGCTACCTGCTATCGACCTCGCTGGTAGAGGGCTTCGGCTATGCGGTTGCTGAGGCGATGGCCTGTCGTTGCCCGGTATTAAGCTCTGATTCAGACGGAGTACGAGCATTCATTGACCACAACGAAACAGGTAAATTTTATCAGCAGGGAGACATCTTGCAGGCGATACTGCAAGGACTAGACCTGATGAACAACGTACCTCAACGCGAATCTATCCGCAGGAAAGGGCTGGAGCGAATCGTTAGTCTGTTGGCACCGGATAAATATGTGCGCTCCTTCCGGCAGATGATGAACACGCTGGGTGTGAGGTAA
- a CDS encoding tetratricopeptide repeat-containing glycosyltransferase, which translates to MQQSNRYKIAVYAISKNEARFAKRWMHTMREADVVIVADTGSTDDTVSLLREAGAEVHRIEVNPWRFDKARNESLRLVPDDIDICVCTDLDEVWEEGWRSRLERNWKEGTTRMLYAFTHGQPGQDTVYTWFWKEKIHTRHGYRWVRPVHEVLEYIGEGEERSIRSDQLRLYHDPDPHKSRSQYLPLLEQSVREFPEDDRNMHYLGREYMYHGRWDECITTLQQHLAMPQARWADERSASMRFISRAYKASEQWQEATRWLYRAIAEAPYLREPYTEMAQLAYHTRNWSAVYHMVEEALRISTRPDTYMQEDFCWDATLYDLGALACYELGLLHKACEFAREATERSPDDSRLSHNYALIQSRLP; encoded by the coding sequence ATGCAACAATCGAATCGGTACAAGATAGCTGTCTATGCCATTAGCAAAAATGAAGCCCGATTCGCCAAACGCTGGATGCACACCATGCGTGAAGCCGATGTTGTCATTGTAGCGGACACCGGCTCTACAGACGATACTGTTTCCCTGCTACGCGAAGCGGGTGCAGAGGTGCATCGTATCGAGGTAAATCCTTGGCGTTTTGACAAGGCTCGCAATGAGTCCCTGCGGCTGGTCCCTGACGATATAGATATTTGTGTCTGTACGGATCTGGACGAAGTCTGGGAGGAAGGTTGGCGGTCGCGGCTGGAACGTAACTGGAAGGAAGGAACTACCCGGATGCTATATGCCTTTACGCATGGACAGCCTGGGCAAGATACCGTTTATACATGGTTCTGGAAAGAAAAAATACACACTCGTCACGGTTACCGCTGGGTACGCCCGGTTCACGAGGTGCTTGAATATATCGGGGAGGGTGAAGAACGTAGCATTCGATCCGATCAGCTCCGCTTGTATCATGATCCCGATCCGCACAAATCCCGCAGCCAATACCTTCCGCTGCTGGAGCAGTCTGTGCGCGAGTTTCCCGAGGATGACCGCAACATGCATTACTTGGGGCGAGAATATATGTATCATGGCCGCTGGGATGAGTGCATTACTACATTGCAACAACATCTTGCCATGCCGCAGGCACGCTGGGCAGATGAACGCAGCGCTTCGATGCGCTTTATTTCTAGAGCCTATAAAGCAAGTGAACAATGGCAGGAGGCAACACGTTGGTTATACCGGGCTATTGCGGAAGCGCCGTATTTACGTGAACCTTACACGGAAATGGCTCAGCTGGCTTATCATACACGGAACTGGTCCGCCGTCTATCATATGGTTGAAGAAGCGTTGCGTATTTCAACACGACCCGATACGTACATGCAAGAAGATTTTTGCTGGGACGCCACACTGTATGATCTTGGTGCCCTCGCTTGCTACGAGTTAGGCCTTTTACACAAAGCTTGTGAATTTGCGAGAGAAGCAACAGAGCGCTCCCCGGACGATTCTCGCCTTAGCCATAATTATGCGCTAATTCAATCTAGGCTTCCATAG